A DNA window from Timaviella obliquedivisa GSE-PSE-MK23-08B contains the following coding sequences:
- a CDS encoding sensor histidine kinase codes for MPQPSTKRIKLQLPILLESNSQGLGLDSTLASLSLHQFQVEANHLCLDVAQMFERYPLLPGAVIGDRQSFLGIVSRQRLMEFMLRAQTANLPMSALHSYIRINSLVLPASTPILVAAQLALRRSLYEQSEPITVQLDPQTYYLLDVHELNIAHWQIRGIETQTRYERAQLQMIQAERMANLGRLVDGVAHEILDPVGFIWGNLVHLSDYTHQVMDLLAAYEDYLPQTPEAIASLETEIELDYLRQDLPQTIASITSGAERLKKLVISLQNFCHIDDVYPKPANLHECLDSILMLLKSRLNSEIQVVCNYGHLPPVSCYAGQLSQVFMNILTNAMDALLNQAVRQTVANELGKSSSTQWQNLHPKPQITITTQVRPQSANPDQPSSNSRWISIRIADNGPGLTPEIYRHILETFSIEKRVTKETSLSLSYQIITAKHGGKLLLRSPITSSDTGTEFEILLPLA; via the coding sequence ATGCCTCAGCCTTCTACCAAGCGAATCAAACTCCAACTGCCTATCCTATTAGAGTCCAATAGCCAAGGGCTGGGTTTAGACTCTACGTTGGCTAGCTTATCGCTGCACCAATTTCAAGTTGAAGCTAACCATCTTTGCCTAGATGTCGCACAAATGTTTGAGCGGTATCCACTGTTACCTGGAGCCGTGATTGGCGATCGCCAATCTTTCCTGGGTATTGTGTCTCGCCAGCGATTAATGGAATTTATGCTGCGGGCGCAAACGGCAAATTTGCCCATGTCGGCACTCCATAGTTACATCCGCATTAACAGTTTGGTGTTACCTGCATCGACACCGATTTTAGTAGCAGCACAGTTGGCATTGCGGCGATCGCTCTACGAACAAAGCGAACCGATTACCGTTCAACTCGACCCTCAAACGTATTACCTGCTTGACGTGCATGAACTCAATATCGCTCACTGGCAAATTCGCGGCATTGAAACCCAAACGCGCTATGAACGGGCACAGCTTCAGATGATTCAAGCCGAGCGAATGGCAAACCTGGGGCGCTTGGTCGATGGGGTAGCTCATGAAATTCTTGACCCGGTTGGGTTCATTTGGGGAAACCTGGTGCATTTGTCAGACTATACCCATCAAGTTATGGATTTGTTGGCAGCCTACGAAGATTATTTACCTCAAACTCCGGAAGCGATCGCCAGCCTTGAAACCGAAATTGAATTAGATTATTTGCGGCAAGATCTACCCCAAACGATCGCCAGCATCACATCAGGAGCAGAACGCCTCAAAAAGCTAGTCATTAGCCTACAAAACTTCTGCCACATCGACGATGTATATCCCAAACCTGCCAACCTTCACGAATGCTTAGATAGCATTCTCATGCTGTTAAAAAGTCGCTTAAATAGCGAAATTCAAGTCGTTTGCAACTACGGTCATCTTCCTCCAGTTAGCTGTTATGCTGGGCAACTCAGCCAAGTGTTTATGAACATTTTGACGAACGCAATGGATGCATTACTGAACCAAGCCGTTCGTCAAACTGTAGCCAACGAGTTAGGAAAATCATCTTCAACTCAGTGGCAAAACCTTCACCCCAAACCGCAAATTACAATCACGACTCAAGTTCGCCCCCAGTCTGCTAACCCCGATCAACCCAGTTCCAATTCTCGATGGATCTCCATTCGTATTGCCGATAACGGGCCGGGTCTAACGCCTGAAATCTATCGGCACATCTTAGAAACTTTCTCTATTGAAAAACGAGTCACCAAAGAAACTAGCCTTTCCCTCAGCTACCAAATTATCACGGCAAAGCATGGCGGTAAATTGCTGCTGCGATCGCCCATCACATCCTCTGATACCGGGACTGAGTTCGAGATTTTGCTGCCTCTGGCTTAA
- a CDS encoding alpha/beta fold hydrolase, with protein sequence MVLNPVLLLHGIDDTDAIFHKLTPYLQSHGLIVHSLNLFPNNGSIGLDQLAQQVADYVDKAFKPGQAIDLVGFSMGGIISRYYIQRLGGIQRVQRFITISSPHQGTLTAYARVNSGGNQMQPRSAFLTQLNQDVAQLERLNFTSIWTPLDLMILPARSSQLPVGRERKIPVGNHAWMVTDGRSLRAVAEALLEPIRCP encoded by the coding sequence ATGGTTCTCAATCCCGTTCTATTGCTTCATGGCATCGATGATACCGACGCTATTTTTCACAAACTGACTCCTTACCTGCAAAGTCATGGCTTAATCGTTCACAGCCTTAATCTGTTTCCTAATAACGGCAGCATTGGCTTAGATCAACTAGCCCAGCAAGTTGCAGACTATGTTGATAAAGCTTTTAAACCTGGACAGGCGATCGACCTAGTGGGCTTCAGCATGGGCGGCATCATCAGCCGTTACTACATCCAACGCTTAGGTGGGATCCAGCGAGTGCAACGTTTTATTACCATTTCTTCACCGCATCAAGGCACCTTAACAGCCTACGCTCGGGTTAATTCTGGCGGCAACCAAATGCAACCCAGAAGCGCATTTCTCACCCAATTAAACCAAGATGTTGCCCAATTAGAACGCCTTAACTTCACCTCTATCTGGACTCCGCTCGACCTGATGATCCTGCCTGCTAGAAGTTCACAACTGCCTGTTGGCAGGGAAAGGAAGATTCCAGTTGGCAATCATGCCTGGATGGTTACCGATGGTCGTAGTCTGCGTGCTGTAGCAGAAGCGCTACTAGAGCCGATTCGCTGTCCTTGA
- a CDS encoding beta-glucosidase encodes MPLPDWETLSLPQKVAQMVVVRASGHLFEHQIEYPDWEPPAATLQHWLQDLGVGGVILLGGTAAEIGLRSQQLQGWAAIPLLISADIEEGVGQRFAGATRFPPPMALSAVARQDSGQARSSRYPQGVAHAEKMGEIIAQEAIAIGLNWLLAPVVDVNNNPENPVINVRAWGETAEEVCQLTTAFIRGAQRYPVLTTAKHFPGHGDTAIDSHLDLPVILHDKARLAAVEFKPFIEAIATQVDAIMTAHLQIPALDADYPATLSHTILTGTLRESLGFTGLIVTDALIMGAITSRYGDNEVPVMAVEAGADIVLMPVDPEGAIQAICDAVEIGRIPLEQIHASLERIWLAKHKVISVPITGDGSHAWEQTQPDPVQMEKLAQPEAIATATAILRASMQVHRPIPSRLSARAVTQPCCNLILLDDALNCDFLARSAPAIARPRKLGYRLQVIDSHTPKIALDPDKIIFERELHPETADWQPTLMQLFIRSNPFRDSSGLTQVALDWLKFLVQTEQIQALVLYGTPYVLEQFVSLLPVEVPYVFTYGQMELAQAIALNALFEWAIDPVEQEQSSSREPSAFTD; translated from the coding sequence ATGCCCCTGCCCGATTGGGAAACCTTGTCTCTTCCTCAGAAAGTTGCTCAGATGGTGGTCGTACGCGCCTCTGGGCATTTGTTTGAGCATCAAATTGAGTATCCCGACTGGGAGCCACCCGCAGCCACTTTACAGCATTGGTTGCAAGATTTAGGCGTAGGCGGCGTGATTCTTTTGGGGGGAACTGCCGCAGAAATAGGTCTCCGATCGCAACAACTTCAAGGCTGGGCAGCCATTCCCCTGCTAATTTCCGCCGACATTGAAGAGGGCGTAGGGCAACGATTCGCCGGAGCAACTCGGTTTCCACCGCCAATGGCGCTTTCTGCCGTTGCTCGTCAAGACTCAGGACAAGCACGCTCTTCGAGATACCCGCAAGGGGTCGCCCATGCCGAAAAAATGGGCGAAATCATAGCACAAGAAGCGATCGCCATTGGCTTGAACTGGCTTCTCGCGCCCGTTGTAGACGTTAACAATAATCCTGAAAATCCGGTTATCAACGTTCGAGCTTGGGGTGAAACGGCTGAGGAAGTGTGCCAACTCACAACGGCGTTCATTCGGGGCGCGCAGCGTTATCCAGTGCTTACGACTGCCAAGCACTTTCCTGGACACGGCGATACGGCGATCGATTCTCATCTCGATTTGCCCGTCATTCTCCATGACAAAGCCCGACTTGCCGCTGTGGAGTTTAAGCCTTTTATCGAGGCGATCGCCACTCAGGTTGATGCCATCATGACCGCTCATCTACAAATTCCTGCTCTCGACGCTGATTATCCTGCGACGCTTTCCCATACTATCCTCACGGGAACTCTGAGAGAATCTTTAGGCTTCACTGGGTTAATTGTCACTGATGCCCTAATTATGGGTGCCATCACGAGCCGCTATGGTGACAATGAAGTGCCTGTTATGGCAGTCGAGGCAGGCGCAGATATAGTGCTAATGCCCGTTGATCCTGAAGGCGCAATTCAGGCAATTTGTGATGCGGTGGAAATCGGACGCATTCCCCTGGAGCAGATTCACGCCTCATTAGAGCGGATTTGGTTAGCAAAACATAAAGTAATTTCGGTGCCTATAACAGGTGATGGTTCCCACGCCTGGGAGCAGACGCAACCCGATCCGGTGCAGATGGAAAAATTGGCGCAGCCAGAAGCGATCGCCACTGCCACCGCCATCTTGCGAGCCTCCATGCAAGTCCATCGCCCCATTCCTTCTCGACTCAGCGCCCGCGCTGTTACCCAGCCCTGCTGTAACTTGATTTTGCTAGATGATGCACTCAACTGTGATTTTTTAGCTAGATCTGCACCCGCGATCGCCCGTCCCCGAAAGCTAGGCTATCGCTTGCAAGTGATTGATAGCCACACTCCCAAAATTGCGCTTGACCCAGACAAAATTATTTTTGAGCGAGAGTTGCACCCCGAAACTGCGGATTGGCAACCCACCCTGATGCAACTTTTCATTCGCAGCAATCCTTTTCGTGACAGTTCTGGACTCACTCAAGTGGCACTGGACTGGCTCAAGTTTTTGGTACAAACCGAGCAGATCCAAGCTTTAGTTTTATACGGCACACCCTATGTTTTGGAGCAGTTTGTTAGCCTACTGCCTGTTGAGGTGCCCTATGTGTTCACCTATGGACAGATGGAATTGGCACAAGCGATTGCTCTAAATGCTTTGTTTGAATGGGCGATCGATCCCGTCGAGCAAGAGCAGTCTTCATCAAGAGAGCCTTCAGCTTTCACAGATTAA
- the rbfA gene encoding 30S ribosome-binding factor RbfA: MATDRRIARVAEMIKREVSQLLFSGIKDERVGMGMVSVTHVDVAGDLQHAKVFVSIYGTDEAKSAAMAGLKSATGFVRSELGNRMRLRRTPEILFVEDASIEQGTKVLSLINRLSEERKPDIDDLDPDPA, encoded by the coding sequence ATGGCAACAGATCGCCGAATTGCGCGAGTAGCTGAAATGATTAAGCGGGAAGTGAGCCAGCTCCTGTTTTCCGGCATTAAAGATGAACGGGTGGGTATGGGCATGGTTAGCGTGACCCATGTTGACGTGGCGGGTGATTTGCAGCACGCCAAGGTGTTTGTCAGCATCTATGGGACAGATGAGGCTAAGAGCGCGGCTATGGCAGGGCTGAAATCGGCAACGGGCTTCGTTCGGAGTGAGTTGGGCAATCGGATGCGCTTACGGCGGACTCCTGAGATCTTGTTTGTTGAGGACGCTTCGATTGAACAAGGAACTAAAGTCCTGTCGCTGATCAACCGCCTGAGCGAAGAACGCAAGCCCGATATCGACGACCTCGATCCTGATCCTGCATAG
- a CDS encoding DUF751 family protein, which produces MEEFLTNISRYPRYLISFSLGILLTFLSPLLPLFKRPTTAIAAVSLLVAAFICLSFILRAMLGLEVAPL; this is translated from the coding sequence ATGGAAGAATTTCTAACAAACATTTCTCGATATCCTCGATATCTCATCAGCTTCTCGCTCGGGATACTGCTGACCTTCTTAAGTCCATTACTTCCCCTATTTAAGCGCCCCACGACAGCGATCGCCGCTGTTAGCTTGCTAGTAGCGGCGTTCATCTGTCTCTCATTTATCCTACGCGCTATGCTAGGGCTGGAGGTTGCGCCACTTTAG
- a CDS encoding DNA adenine methylase, with protein sequence MTTLIAQSDLSQPQSSRCLQGSAPLPRPFLKWAGGKSQLIQQYICHFPQGYQTYYEPFLGGGAIFFHLLPQRAVLTDINPALVNVYECVRDRVEELIDLLQKHERSHSLEHYYQTRSTHTGTNLERAARLIYLNKTCFNGLYRENNKGEFNVPMGKYKNPAICQADLLRSVSRSLKSVAIAIQPFDAVLDYATPNDFVYFDPPYHPISATSNFTAYSRYSFDSTDQERLHDVFGQLAKRGVKVMLSNSDCPFVRELYQGFNIHTISASRTINSNAQKRGKITEVLVTSN encoded by the coding sequence ATGACAACTTTGATTGCTCAATCGGATTTATCTCAGCCACAGTCTTCGAGATGCCTACAAGGGAGTGCCCCGCTGCCTCGTCCGTTTCTAAAGTGGGCGGGTGGCAAGAGCCAACTGATTCAGCAATACATTTGTCATTTTCCTCAAGGTTACCAAACTTACTACGAACCGTTTTTAGGAGGCGGTGCAATTTTCTTTCACTTGTTGCCTCAGCGGGCAGTGTTAACCGATATTAATCCGGCGTTGGTGAATGTGTATGAGTGCGTGCGCGATCGCGTGGAAGAATTGATTGATCTGCTGCAAAAACATGAGCGATCGCATAGCCTGGAACACTACTATCAAACCCGCTCTACTCATACCGGAACGAACCTCGAACGAGCCGCCCGCCTTATTTACCTGAATAAAACTTGCTTCAATGGGCTTTATCGAGAAAATAATAAAGGCGAATTTAATGTGCCGATGGGTAAATACAAAAATCCGGCAATTTGCCAAGCTGATTTACTGCGATCGGTTTCTCGAAGCTTGAAGAGTGTGGCGATCGCTATTCAGCCTTTCGATGCAGTTTTAGACTACGCCACCCCTAATGATTTCGTCTATTTCGATCCGCCGTATCACCCCATCAGCGCCACCAGCAATTTCACTGCTTACAGTCGTTACTCCTTCGACTCCACCGATCAAGAGCGTCTGCATGATGTCTTTGGGCAACTGGCAAAGCGGGGCGTGAAAGTGATGTTATCCAATTCTGATTGCCCGTTTGTTAGGGAATTGTATCAAGGCTTCAACATCCACACTATTTCGGCATCGCGGACGATTAACTCTAATGCTCAGAAGCGAGGGAAGATTACAGAGGTTTTGGTTACTTCTAATTAG
- a CDS encoding class I SAM-dependent methyltransferase, whose protein sequence is MGKNVYYSKIADIYDQTRWLTEPIAEEVADFILTLVKATPETTFLEPGIGTGLNVLPLVRRGYSVTGIDVSQEMLNQFRQKLLEIPPNLTLIHGDASQLPFLDTSFDVVLTVHMLHAVSNLGVFLDEIDRVLKPKSFYLNAQWITPPARLEFEQHFRTILSKYQEPQSSQQPRRVVNEINVEEYLRNKGYQCNYLIAKEWTVSNQVQELLSFYRSRAYGLCWLVPDEAFHLAIEEFEVFCHDHYGSLEVELSSQARFEVWAYTAS, encoded by the coding sequence GTGGGAAAAAATGTTTACTACAGCAAAATTGCTGATATTTATGATCAAACTCGCTGGCTGACAGAACCAATCGCTGAGGAAGTTGCGGATTTTATTCTTACTCTAGTTAAGGCAACTCCTGAAACTACTTTCCTAGAACCTGGTATAGGAACTGGGCTAAACGTTCTTCCTTTAGTAAGACGTGGCTATTCTGTGACTGGTATTGATGTTTCCCAGGAAATGCTTAATCAGTTTCGTCAAAAGCTTCTTGAAATTCCTCCGAATCTGACACTGATTCATGGAGATGCCTCACAACTCCCTTTTTTAGACACAAGCTTTGATGTAGTGCTAACTGTTCATATGCTTCATGCTGTTTCCAACTTGGGAGTATTTCTAGATGAGATCGATCGTGTTCTAAAACCAAAAAGCTTTTATCTTAATGCTCAATGGATTACTCCACCTGCACGGCTGGAATTTGAGCAGCATTTCAGAACTATCTTATCCAAGTATCAAGAGCCACAATCTTCACAACAGCCCCGTAGAGTAGTTAACGAAATTAACGTAGAGGAGTATTTACGTAATAAAGGGTATCAGTGTAATTATTTGATAGCTAAGGAATGGACGGTAAGCAACCAGGTTCAGGAATTACTCAGTTTCTACAGGTCACGGGCATACGGGTTGTGCTGGCTTGTTCCAGATGAAGCATTTCATCTTGCAATAGAAGAGTTTGAAGTATTTTGTCATGACCACTACGGTTCATTGGAGGTGGAGTTATCATCTCAAGCACGATTTGAAGTATGGGCATACACCGCAAGCTAA